In Aquimarina sp. TRL1, a single window of DNA contains:
- a CDS encoding DUF6265 family protein codes for MKIGIYKSSNIKILSAICLLFLLASCNENKTSKLDFFVGTWKKEGKEQYEFWEKHPKGGLVGYSYKLVKHKKIISETLTIKNVGDHLVYGATVLNQNDGKTIEFILNPDNNEYLSFENINHDFPKKIQYKRIDTDRIKVSVLGKNDKGFSYIQIKQPTIN; via the coding sequence ATGAAAATTGGAATTTACAAATCATCAAACATAAAAATACTATCTGCCATTTGTCTGCTATTCCTTTTGGCATCCTGTAACGAAAACAAAACATCTAAATTGGACTTTTTCGTCGGAACGTGGAAAAAGGAAGGGAAAGAACAGTACGAATTTTGGGAAAAGCACCCAAAAGGCGGACTTGTTGGGTATTCATATAAACTTGTGAAACATAAAAAAATCATCTCTGAAACATTAACGATTAAAAATGTTGGGGATCACTTAGTATATGGAGCGACAGTCCTCAATCAAAATGACGGAAAAACGATTGAGTTTATTTTAAATCCTGACAACAATGAATACCTATCCTTTGAAAATATCAATCACGATTTTCCCAAAAAAATTCAATACAAAAGAATAGATACAGATCGTATAAAGGTTAGTGTACTAGGAAAAAACGACAAGGGGTTTTCTTATATCCAAATAAAACAGCCAACCATAAACTAA